One part of the Vibrio hyugaensis genome encodes these proteins:
- a CDS encoding DUF1656 domain-containing protein: MPHELSWGDVYFSPLLLVLFLSVTATWITVIILNKTRLSRFIAFPSLTFLAIMVFYVVAIDSFYIQF; the protein is encoded by the coding sequence ATGCCACATGAACTCTCCTGGGGTGACGTGTATTTCTCTCCCTTATTGCTAGTGCTGTTTCTCTCAGTCACCGCAACTTGGATTACAGTAATCATTTTAAATAAAACGCGTCTGTCTCGTTTCATTGCGTTTCCGTCTCTGACATTCCTTGCCATCATGGTGTTTTACGTGGTGGCCATCGACAGTTTTTATATACAGTTTTAG